From a region of the Rathayibacter sp. VKM Ac-2804 genome:
- a CDS encoding PadR family transcriptional regulator produces MSPVFAHGRLRLYLLNLLAESPKHGYELIQALSERFGGTYAPSAGTVYPRLAKLEEEGLVTKEADGRKTVYSITDAGRAELANRATDLGDIEEELTDSVRRLADEVRLGVAEAMKSLRADLASAARDSRPSRGGPEHSAETPAPAESTDSTTGERPQDAPSDSAEHAAPVDARTASRLALRDAEVLLTEFRDELRAELRTAAAHGSVIAASTDALRNALDQARAAVRSTLS; encoded by the coding sequence GTGAGCCCCGTCTTCGCGCACGGACGTCTGCGCCTCTACCTGCTCAACCTCCTCGCGGAGTCGCCCAAGCACGGCTACGAGCTGATCCAGGCGCTCAGCGAGCGCTTCGGCGGCACCTACGCCCCGAGCGCCGGCACGGTCTACCCGCGCCTGGCGAAGCTCGAGGAGGAGGGCCTGGTCACCAAGGAGGCCGACGGCCGCAAGACCGTCTACTCCATCACCGACGCGGGCCGTGCCGAGCTCGCGAACCGCGCGACCGACCTCGGCGACATCGAGGAGGAGCTGACCGACTCCGTCCGCCGCCTGGCCGACGAGGTGCGCCTCGGCGTCGCGGAGGCGATGAAGAGCCTCCGCGCGGACCTGGCGTCCGCCGCCCGCGACTCGCGCCCGTCGCGCGGCGGGCCGGAGCACTCGGCCGAGACGCCCGCCCCGGCGGAGTCGACGGACTCCACCACGGGCGAGCGCCCGCAGGACGCTCCGTCCGACTCCGCGGAGCACGCCGCGCCGGTCGACGCGCGCACCGCCTCCCGGCTCGCCCTGCGCGACGCCGAGGTGCTGCTCACCGAGTTCCGCGACGAGCTGCGCGCCGAGCTGCGCACGGCCGCCGCCCACGGCTCCGTGATCGCGGCGAGCACGGACGCCCTGCGCAACGCGCTCGACCAGGCGCGCGCGGCGGTCCGCTCCACGCTGAGCTGA
- a CDS encoding sugar phosphate isomerase/epimerase family protein — MSESTPTPNLQGAQSWDGVDWNPDTWTAETWPIATCLHGIPPVGRDGVALHDAAPEVWDDMFAQVEQVGFTLAELADSHVRPADLEPSRRDEFLSIARSHGIGIPSVHLQRQSVIMPGHEEKNLAYAHRTIDAAAEWGMQVFSTGLHQPFSDAQKRALWFWTAQGPKDPDDRDVWDAAVGRIRELGTHAADVGLPLALELYEDTYLGTADSAVRFVEEVGLDNVGLNPDVANLIRLHRPVEDWRELFAKTLPYANYMHVKNYTRDESADGSWATSVPSTMEAGLINYRQVLRDAIEGGFRGILLAEHYGGDSLGMCSTNQTYIRSLLPRAARASQ; from the coding sequence ATGAGCGAGAGCACTCCCACGCCGAACCTCCAGGGGGCGCAGTCCTGGGACGGCGTCGACTGGAACCCGGACACCTGGACCGCCGAGACCTGGCCGATCGCCACCTGCCTGCACGGCATCCCGCCCGTCGGCCGCGACGGCGTCGCCCTGCACGACGCGGCCCCCGAGGTCTGGGACGACATGTTCGCCCAGGTCGAGCAGGTCGGCTTCACCCTCGCCGAGCTCGCCGACAGCCACGTCCGCCCCGCCGACCTCGAGCCCTCGCGCCGAGACGAGTTCCTCAGCATCGCGAGGTCGCACGGCATCGGCATCCCCTCCGTGCACCTGCAGCGCCAGAGCGTGATCATGCCCGGGCACGAGGAGAAGAACCTCGCCTACGCGCACCGCACCATCGACGCCGCCGCGGAGTGGGGCATGCAGGTCTTCTCGACCGGTCTGCACCAGCCGTTCAGCGACGCGCAGAAGCGCGCCCTGTGGTTCTGGACCGCGCAGGGCCCGAAGGACCCCGACGACCGCGACGTCTGGGACGCCGCCGTCGGCCGCATCCGCGAGCTCGGCACGCACGCGGCCGACGTGGGCCTCCCGCTCGCGCTCGAGCTCTACGAGGACACCTACCTCGGCACCGCCGACAGCGCCGTCCGCTTCGTCGAGGAGGTGGGCCTGGACAACGTCGGCCTCAACCCCGATGTCGCGAACCTGATCCGCCTGCACCGCCCGGTCGAGGACTGGCGCGAGCTGTTCGCGAAGACCCTCCCCTACGCCAACTACATGCACGTGAAGAACTACACCCGCGACGAGTCGGCCGACGGCTCCTGGGCCACCTCGGTCCCCTCGACCATGGAGGCCGGTCTCATCAACTACCGCCAGGTCCTGCGCGACGCGATCGAGGGCGGCTTCCGCGGCATCCTCCTCGCCGAGCACTACGGCGGCGACAGCCTCGGCATGTGCTCGACCAACCAGACCTACATCCGCTCGCTGCTGCCCCGCGCGGCCCGGGCCTCGCAGTAA
- a CDS encoding 3-hydroxyacyl-CoA dehydrogenase family protein yields the protein MSDTADTADTADTTGTTAPTARTIAVVGSGYMGGGMAQVLALSGATVVIADISEEIARSNYERLLTETAQFVADGLFPEDAVERIRQNLSPAASIEEAVATADFIEEAVPEKIEIKHETLRRISAAARPDAVIGSNTSTILIGSLAEAVTNPERFLGVHFSNPAPFIPGVELIPHEGTAESAIALAEEIVAATGKETARVKDSTGFVLNRLQYALFHEATQIVEEGIATPEDIDTIVRTTFGFRLPVFGPFAIADMAGLDVYAFCYASLQTRWPERFATPESLAALVDAGKFGTKSGAGYLDVPAERTAELIAYRNRAYVAIKKLMDELGPAPIA from the coding sequence ATGAGCGACACCGCAGACACCGCAGACACCGCAGACACCACCGGCACCACCGCCCCGACCGCGCGCACCATCGCCGTCGTCGGCTCCGGCTACATGGGCGGAGGCATGGCCCAGGTCCTCGCGCTCTCCGGCGCCACCGTCGTCATCGCCGACATCTCCGAGGAGATCGCCCGCAGCAACTACGAGCGCCTGCTCACCGAGACCGCGCAGTTCGTCGCCGACGGCCTCTTCCCCGAGGACGCGGTCGAGCGCATCCGGCAGAACCTCTCCCCCGCCGCGTCGATCGAGGAGGCCGTCGCGACCGCCGACTTCATCGAGGAGGCGGTGCCCGAGAAGATCGAGATCAAGCACGAGACACTCCGCCGGATCAGCGCCGCCGCGCGCCCCGACGCCGTGATCGGCTCGAACACTTCGACCATCCTGATCGGCTCGCTGGCCGAGGCCGTCACGAACCCCGAGCGCTTCCTCGGCGTGCACTTCTCCAACCCCGCGCCGTTCATCCCCGGCGTCGAGCTGATCCCGCACGAGGGCACCGCCGAGAGCGCGATCGCGCTGGCGGAGGAGATCGTCGCGGCGACCGGCAAGGAGACCGCGCGGGTCAAGGACTCCACCGGCTTCGTGCTCAACCGCCTCCAGTACGCGCTCTTCCACGAGGCGACGCAGATCGTCGAGGAGGGCATCGCCACCCCCGAGGACATCGACACGATCGTCCGCACCACCTTCGGCTTCCGCCTCCCCGTCTTCGGCCCGTTCGCGATCGCCGACATGGCCGGCCTCGACGTCTACGCCTTCTGCTACGCCTCGCTGCAGACCCGCTGGCCCGAGCGCTTCGCCACCCCGGAGTCGCTGGCCGCGCTGGTCGACGCCGGCAAGTTCGGCACCAAGTCCGGCGCCGGCTACCTCGACGTGCCCGCCGAGCGCACCGCCGAGCTGATCGCGTACCGCAACCGCGCCTACGTCGCCATCAAGAAGCTGATGGACGAGCTCGGCCCCGCGCCGATCGCCTGA
- a CDS encoding SDR family oxidoreductase — MTAFPESRTVVLTGAASPRGIGRYSAHHLAEQGWNVGIIDLHAEAAQEVAAEIAEQHGVQAAGAGANVADDAQVRAAFDALEAALPPVVALVNLAGIASPVSYLEVTPEEWQRVIDVNLNGVHFSTRRAVESMITRGIGRVVSLSSVSAQRGGGTFSKTAYSAAKAGVIGFTRSVARELGGQGITVNAISPGPIDTDIMGGTLTEERKTAMAADGVLPRIGTPRDIAAAIAYLISEDSGFVTGQTLNVDGGLYMH; from the coding sequence ATGACTGCATTCCCCGAGTCCCGGACCGTCGTCCTCACCGGCGCCGCGTCCCCGCGCGGTATCGGCCGCTACTCCGCCCACCACCTCGCCGAGCAGGGCTGGAACGTCGGGATCATCGACCTCCACGCCGAGGCCGCGCAGGAGGTGGCCGCCGAGATCGCCGAGCAGCACGGCGTCCAGGCCGCGGGAGCCGGCGCGAACGTCGCCGACGACGCGCAGGTCCGCGCCGCCTTCGACGCGCTCGAGGCCGCCCTCCCGCCCGTCGTGGCGCTGGTCAACCTGGCCGGGATCGCCTCCCCCGTCTCCTACCTCGAGGTCACCCCCGAGGAGTGGCAGCGGGTGATCGACGTCAACCTCAACGGCGTGCACTTCAGCACCCGCCGCGCGGTGGAGTCGATGATCACCCGCGGCATCGGCCGCGTCGTCAGCCTCTCCTCCGTCTCCGCGCAGCGCGGCGGCGGCACCTTCAGCAAGACCGCGTACTCGGCGGCGAAGGCCGGCGTCATCGGCTTCACCCGCAGCGTCGCCCGCGAGCTGGGCGGGCAGGGGATCACGGTCAACGCGATCTCCCCCGGCCCGATCGACACCGACATCATGGGCGGCACCCTCACCGAGGAGCGCAAGACGGCCATGGCCGCCGACGGCGTCCTCCCCCGCATCGGCACGCCCCGCGACATCGCCGCGGCGATCGCCTACCTCATCAGCGAGGACTCCGGCTTCGTGACGGGTCAGACCCTGAACGTCGACGGCGGCCTCTACATGCACTGA
- a CDS encoding MFS transporter, with translation MTTSSPALGSTRDPALKSAISKASRHLMPMLVILYFVAFLDRTNVGFAEEALSVDRGISDGAFALGAGIFFIGYAIFEIPSNLLLKRFGARFWLARIAVTWGIVAAAFAFTTGDTMFIILRFLLGVTEAGLFPGVIMFLSEWFPNKVRVQMFAIFYLAQPFSQMLGAPLSGGLISVGNQITPWEGWQVMFFTEGVLAVIAGFAALKFLTNHPQKAKWLTQGEKDSLTAAMEREDTVRQADGPTGIWKAMASWKVWYFTIIYFCLQIAVYGTTFYLPQQVANLIGQDVGFQVGLVSAIPWLVGLFACYYVGQHANTIRRRRSWGAMFYIFTGLSIFGSAWAGSAGEPILGLLFITLAVASFLSVGPITWAYPTAFLTGAAAAAGIGLINSLGNLGGFVAPLMRNGFNEAVPTESGVWGVVSLGVFAFLAAAMMFCTKFFRGSKADELLETTSVQAGH, from the coding sequence TTGACCACCTCGTCCCCAGCCCTCGGATCCACCCGTGATCCCGCGCTGAAATCCGCCATCTCGAAGGCGTCGCGGCATCTGATGCCGATGCTCGTCATCCTCTACTTCGTCGCGTTCCTCGACCGCACCAACGTCGGCTTCGCCGAGGAGGCGCTCTCGGTCGACCGGGGCATCTCGGACGGAGCGTTCGCGCTCGGCGCCGGCATCTTCTTCATCGGCTACGCGATCTTCGAGATCCCGAGCAACCTGCTGCTCAAGCGCTTCGGCGCCCGGTTCTGGCTGGCCCGCATCGCGGTCACCTGGGGCATCGTGGCCGCGGCGTTCGCCTTCACCACCGGCGACACGATGTTCATCATCCTGCGCTTCCTGCTCGGCGTGACCGAGGCCGGCCTCTTCCCCGGCGTGATCATGTTCCTGTCGGAGTGGTTCCCCAACAAGGTGCGCGTGCAGATGTTCGCGATCTTCTACCTGGCGCAGCCCTTCTCGCAGATGCTCGGCGCCCCGCTCAGCGGCGGACTGATCAGCGTCGGCAACCAGATCACCCCGTGGGAGGGCTGGCAGGTGATGTTCTTCACCGAGGGCGTGCTCGCGGTGATCGCCGGCTTCGCGGCGCTGAAGTTCCTGACGAACCATCCGCAGAAGGCGAAGTGGCTGACGCAGGGCGAGAAGGACTCGTTGACGGCGGCGATGGAGCGCGAGGACACCGTGCGCCAGGCCGACGGCCCGACCGGCATCTGGAAGGCGATGGCCAGCTGGAAGGTCTGGTACTTCACGATCATCTACTTCTGCCTGCAGATCGCGGTCTACGGCACCACCTTCTACCTCCCGCAGCAGGTCGCGAACCTGATCGGGCAGGACGTCGGCTTCCAGGTCGGCCTCGTCTCGGCCATCCCGTGGCTGGTGGGCCTGTTCGCCTGCTACTACGTGGGCCAGCACGCCAACACCATCCGCCGCCGCCGCTCCTGGGGCGCGATGTTCTACATCTTCACCGGCCTGTCGATCTTCGGCTCGGCCTGGGCGGGATCGGCCGGAGAGCCGATCCTCGGCCTGCTGTTCATCACCCTCGCGGTGGCGAGCTTCCTCTCCGTCGGACCGATCACCTGGGCCTACCCGACCGCGTTCCTCACCGGAGCGGCGGCCGCGGCCGGCATCGGCCTGATCAACTCGCTCGGCAACCTGGGCGGCTTCGTCGCCCCGCTGATGCGCAACGGCTTCAACGAGGCCGTGCCCACCGAGAGCGGCGTGTGGGGAGTCGTCTCCCTCGGCGTCTTCGCGTTCCTCGCGGCCGCCATGATGTTCTGCACCAAGTTCTTCCGCGGCTCCAAGGCGGACGAGCTGCTCGAGACCACGAGCGTCCAGGCGGGCCACTGA
- a CDS encoding GntR family transcriptional regulator: MTDPVFRLTGAESIERRGLRDHVYDRVLDVLLGPDIEPGMRLSIDAVARELGVSPTPVREALVQLERTGLVTRVANKGYRVAPPLADDQLDALFDARLVLESGAAALASAHEAALVPRLQEALAAHEAMTVVVRAASTEGELPVALLREYFAVDWNFHHLIFEGTHNPFLIDMSEAISTRVHRMRQTVQTGVSDADDAVVEHRAIVDAFAAGPESAAAAMRVHIERVRERSRRDSVRAR; this comes from the coding sequence ATGACCGACCCCGTGTTCCGCCTCACCGGCGCGGAGTCGATCGAGCGGCGCGGGCTGCGCGACCACGTCTACGACCGCGTTCTCGATGTGCTGCTCGGCCCGGACATCGAGCCGGGCATGCGCCTCTCGATCGACGCGGTGGCGCGCGAGCTCGGCGTCTCGCCGACGCCGGTGCGCGAGGCGCTCGTGCAGCTCGAGCGCACGGGCCTCGTCACCCGGGTGGCCAACAAGGGCTACCGGGTGGCGCCGCCGCTCGCCGACGACCAGCTGGACGCGCTCTTCGACGCGCGGCTGGTGCTCGAGAGCGGCGCGGCCGCCCTCGCCTCGGCGCACGAGGCGGCGCTGGTGCCGCGGCTGCAGGAGGCGCTCGCCGCGCACGAGGCGATGACCGTCGTCGTGCGCGCGGCCTCGACCGAGGGCGAGCTGCCGGTGGCGCTGCTGCGCGAGTACTTCGCGGTGGACTGGAACTTCCACCACCTGATCTTCGAGGGCACGCACAACCCGTTCCTGATCGACATGTCCGAGGCGATCTCGACGCGCGTGCACCGCATGCGCCAGACCGTGCAGACGGGCGTCAGCGACGCGGACGACGCCGTGGTGGAGCACCGGGCGATCGTCGACGCGTTCGCGGCCGGCCCCGAATCGGCTGCGGCGGCGATGCGCGTGCACATCGAGCGGGTGCGCGAGCGCTCGCGCCGCGACTCCGTCCGCGCGCGCTAG
- a CDS encoding ribose-5-phosphate isomerase, with amino-acid sequence MSTTWRIVVGSDDAGYDYKEILKRDLEADDRVVSVVDVGVDAESHTPYPSVAIAAAELVARGEADRALLICGTGLGVAIAANKVEGIRAVTAHDSFSVERGVLSNDAQVLCMGQRVVGIEVARRNVREWLGYVFDESSASAAKVEEIVAYERSGATA; translated from the coding sequence ATGAGCACCACCTGGAGGATCGTCGTCGGATCGGACGACGCCGGCTACGACTACAAGGAGATCCTGAAGCGCGACCTCGAGGCCGACGACCGGGTGGTCTCGGTCGTCGACGTCGGCGTGGACGCGGAGTCGCACACGCCGTACCCGAGCGTCGCGATCGCGGCGGCCGAGCTGGTCGCCCGCGGCGAGGCCGACCGGGCGCTGCTGATCTGCGGCACCGGCCTGGGCGTCGCGATCGCGGCGAACAAGGTCGAGGGGATCCGCGCCGTGACGGCGCACGACTCCTTCTCGGTGGAGCGCGGCGTGCTCTCGAACGACGCGCAGGTGCTCTGCATGGGGCAGCGCGTCGTCGGCATCGAGGTCGCCCGGCGGAACGTGCGCGAGTGGCTCGGCTACGTCTTCGACGAGTCGAGCGCTTCTGCCGCGAAGGTGGAGGAGATCGTCGCGTACGAGCGCTCGGGAGCGACTGCGTAA
- a CDS encoding dihydroxyacetone kinase family protein gives MTRLWNEPAAFADDMVDGFVRANGRWVRKVVGGVSRSTRSEEPEVAVVIGGGSGHYPAFAGLVGPGLAHGAAMGNLFASPSAHQVESVIRASEQGRGVLLSYGNYAGDVLHFTAAQDAVRADGIDCRTVTVTDDVFSAKPEEAHKRRGIAGDLTVFKVAGAAAAAGYSIDDVERVAVLGNARTRSLGVAFTGCTLPGAEEPLFSVPEGRMAVGLGIHGEPGIDEVDIPSAAELAELFVTHLLADAEIPEGVSVDGARVVPVLNGLGSVKSEELFVVFSTIADLLEARGITLVDPQVGEFCTSFDMAGVSLTLFWVDEELETLWSAPSDTPAFRTGAVDGGALVTVTATQAEEVAEEIGESSEESRAAAVRVYDALGAIRDVIDANADELGRLDAIAGDGDHGIGMQRGARAAAQEAAGVLERGAGAQTLLTRAGDAWSDRAGGTSGALWGVILRSVGGALGDDRAVSAREVSAGVTAASDAVRGYGKASVGDKTMVDALVPFAETLAERAGAGDALADAWGAAAIAARSAADATSDLMPGLGRARSHGEKSLGTPDPGAVSFALIVEAIAPQLGAASGTASSTTAPSSNEGETA, from the coding sequence ATGACCCGTCTCTGGAACGAACCCGCCGCTTTCGCCGACGACATGGTCGACGGCTTCGTCCGCGCCAACGGCCGCTGGGTCCGCAAGGTCGTCGGCGGCGTGTCCCGCTCGACCCGCTCCGAGGAGCCCGAGGTCGCGGTCGTCATCGGCGGCGGCTCCGGGCACTACCCCGCCTTCGCCGGACTGGTCGGCCCCGGCCTCGCCCACGGCGCCGCGATGGGCAACCTCTTCGCCTCGCCCTCGGCGCACCAGGTCGAGTCGGTGATCCGTGCGAGCGAGCAGGGCCGCGGCGTGCTGCTCAGCTACGGCAACTACGCCGGCGACGTGCTGCACTTCACCGCCGCGCAGGACGCGGTGCGGGCCGACGGCATCGACTGCCGCACCGTCACCGTGACCGACGACGTCTTCAGCGCGAAGCCCGAGGAGGCGCACAAGCGCCGCGGGATCGCGGGCGACCTCACCGTCTTCAAGGTGGCGGGAGCGGCCGCCGCCGCGGGCTACTCGATCGACGACGTGGAGCGCGTGGCCGTGCTGGGCAACGCGCGCACCCGCTCCCTCGGCGTCGCCTTCACCGGCTGCACGCTGCCCGGCGCGGAGGAGCCGCTGTTCTCGGTCCCCGAGGGCCGGATGGCGGTCGGGCTCGGCATCCACGGCGAGCCCGGGATCGACGAGGTCGACATCCCCAGTGCCGCGGAGCTCGCCGAGCTGTTCGTCACGCACCTGCTCGCCGACGCCGAGATCCCCGAGGGCGTCAGCGTCGACGGCGCCCGCGTGGTCCCCGTGCTGAACGGCCTCGGCTCGGTGAAGAGCGAGGAGCTGTTCGTCGTCTTCAGCACGATCGCGGACCTGCTCGAGGCGCGCGGGATCACCCTCGTCGACCCGCAGGTGGGCGAGTTCTGCACCAGCTTCGACATGGCCGGCGTCTCGCTGACGCTGTTCTGGGTCGACGAGGAGCTCGAGACGCTCTGGTCGGCGCCGAGCGACACCCCGGCCTTCCGCACCGGCGCGGTCGACGGCGGCGCACTGGTGACCGTGACCGCGACGCAGGCCGAGGAGGTCGCCGAGGAGATCGGCGAGTCCTCCGAGGAGTCGCGTGCCGCCGCCGTGCGGGTGTACGACGCGCTGGGCGCGATCCGCGACGTGATCGATGCGAACGCCGACGAGCTCGGCCGCCTCGACGCGATCGCGGGCGACGGCGACCACGGCATCGGCATGCAGCGCGGGGCGCGGGCCGCCGCGCAGGAGGCGGCCGGCGTGCTCGAGCGCGGAGCGGGGGCGCAGACGCTGCTCACCCGGGCCGGCGACGCCTGGTCGGACCGGGCGGGCGGGACCTCCGGAGCGCTCTGGGGTGTCATCCTCCGCAGCGTCGGCGGGGCGCTCGGCGACGACCGCGCCGTGAGCGCGCGCGAGGTGAGCGCGGGAGTGACCGCCGCCTCCGACGCCGTCCGCGGCTACGGGAAGGCGAGCGTCGGCGACAAGACGATGGTCGACGCGCTGGTGCCGTTCGCCGAGACGCTCGCGGAGCGGGCCGGCGCGGGCGACGCGCTGGCGGACGCCTGGGGCGCCGCGGCCATCGCCGCGCGCTCGGCCGCCGACGCCACCTCGGACCTGATGCCCGGCCTCGGCCGCGCGCGCTCGCACGGCGAGAAGTCGCTCGGCACGCCCGACCCCGGTGCGGTCTCGTTCGCGCTGATCGTCGAGGCGATCGCACCGCAGCTCGGTGCCGCATCCGGCACCGCATCGTCCACGACCGCACCGTCCAGCAACGAAGGAGAGACAGCATGA
- a CDS encoding cation:proton antiporter — protein sequence MEEPVVAIIWIVSFVVVTVLVTGLSGRAGWSAPVALVAVGALASFVPGIPEVVVEPDVVLYGILPPLLYAAAIRTSVLDVRARGDSILLLSVGLVVFTVLVVGAVAWAVVPAISIAAALAFGAIVAPTDAVAVTAIAGRLRLPRRMLTVLEGESLLNDATALVALNASLLAIVSTVTPGGIALDFVLAVVVGAGVGLLVAFVLGVVRKQVSSSVLDTSLSLVTPYVAFIPAQLLHGSGVLAVVVAGLFLGFRAPVIQSAQARIAESLNWRTIQFLLENAVFLFIGLSLSSVVAATADSDIGVWQGIGISAALLAALIVSRVLWMCMTTVLFRHGPRRLQQRGWTWPTALGVSFAGIRGVVTLAAAFLLPEETPQRAFLQFLAFVVVAGTLVEGLALPRVVRLLRLPPPNEQQEHVEKQMLLAEAQTAGLARLDQEPQDGVEERVLDRLRRNAVFLADALENPPAGEDAEPLTHSYNRLRRVMIAAEREAVLKARAEGRYQEPAVRSALAFLDVEEEALAVGRQ from the coding sequence GTGGAGGAACCGGTCGTCGCCATCATCTGGATCGTCTCGTTCGTGGTCGTCACCGTGCTGGTGACGGGGCTGTCGGGCAGGGCGGGCTGGTCGGCTCCCGTGGCGCTGGTCGCCGTCGGCGCGCTGGCCTCCTTCGTCCCCGGGATCCCCGAGGTCGTGGTCGAGCCGGACGTCGTCCTCTACGGCATCCTGCCGCCGCTGCTCTACGCGGCGGCGATCCGCACCTCGGTGCTGGACGTCCGCGCCCGCGGCGACAGCATCCTGCTGCTCTCGGTCGGGCTCGTGGTCTTCACGGTGCTGGTGGTCGGCGCGGTCGCCTGGGCGGTGGTGCCCGCGATCTCGATCGCCGCGGCCCTCGCCTTCGGCGCGATCGTGGCGCCGACCGACGCCGTGGCGGTGACGGCCATCGCCGGGCGGCTGCGGCTGCCGCGGCGGATGCTGACGGTGCTCGAGGGCGAGAGCCTGCTCAACGACGCGACCGCGCTGGTGGCGCTGAACGCGTCGCTGCTCGCGATCGTCAGCACGGTGACACCGGGCGGGATCGCGCTCGACTTCGTGCTGGCGGTGGTGGTCGGCGCGGGCGTCGGCCTGCTGGTGGCGTTCGTGCTGGGCGTCGTGCGCAAGCAGGTGTCCTCCTCCGTGCTCGACACGAGCCTCTCGCTGGTGACGCCGTACGTCGCGTTCATCCCGGCGCAGCTGCTGCACGGCTCGGGGGTGCTCGCGGTGGTGGTCGCGGGGCTGTTCCTCGGCTTCCGCGCGCCGGTGATCCAGTCGGCCCAGGCGCGGATCGCGGAGTCGCTGAACTGGCGCACGATCCAGTTCCTGCTCGAGAACGCGGTCTTCCTCTTCATCGGGCTGAGCCTGTCCTCGGTGGTCGCGGCGACCGCCGACTCGGACATCGGCGTCTGGCAGGGGATCGGCATCAGCGCGGCGCTGCTCGCGGCGCTGATCGTCAGCCGGGTGCTCTGGATGTGCATGACCACCGTGCTCTTCCGGCACGGTCCGCGACGGCTGCAGCAGCGCGGCTGGACCTGGCCGACGGCGCTCGGGGTGTCGTTCGCGGGGATCCGCGGGGTCGTCACGCTCGCCGCGGCGTTCCTGCTGCCGGAGGAGACGCCGCAGCGGGCGTTCCTGCAGTTCCTGGCGTTCGTGGTGGTGGCGGGGACGCTCGTCGAGGGGCTCGCGCTGCCGCGGGTGGTGCGGCTGCTCAGGCTGCCGCCGCCGAACGAGCAGCAGGAGCACGTGGAGAAGCAGATGCTGCTGGCCGAGGCGCAGACGGCCGGCCTCGCCCGGCTCGACCAGGAGCCTCAGGACGGCGTCGAGGAGCGGGTGCTCGACCGGCTGCGGCGGAACGCGGTGTTCCTCGCGGACGCGCTGGAGAATCCGCCGGCGGGGGAGGACGCGGAGCCGCTCACCCACTCCTACAACCGGCTGCGCCGCGTGATGATCGCGGCCGAGCGCGAGGCGGTGCTGAAGGCGCGCGCCGAGGGGCGCTACCAGGAGCCGGCGGTGCGCAGCGCGCTGGCGTTCCTCGACGTGGAGGAGGAGGCGCTGGCGGTGGGGCGGCAGTAG
- a CDS encoding NADP-dependent oxidoreductase: MSRLRSDSARAVQFSRFGGVDVLEIADIARPQPGPGEVLVEVLAAGVNHMEAFIRQGMFDSDHSAAFPMRQGTDFSGIVVGLGEGVRDIKLRTDVVGHALVGSHATHIVVPRQNLVAKPASVSWEVGGALFLAGVTAWRAIEAMHIGPDDTVVVSAAAGGVGSMEIQLAKLRGATVLGTCGERNFDYLRQIGVKPIVYGDGIVDRIRAAAPNGVTVFLDNFGGDNAELAADLGIEPGRFHSSDDRKEIELRAVWPDAETARRDTEILGELVALVRDQKLRVLVSGFYPYGFVQDAFDDLEKRHSRGKIVLGMNPVDAGRVTKARDIHEAGA; encoded by the coding sequence ATGTCCCGTCTGCGCTCCGACTCCGCCCGTGCCGTCCAGTTCTCCCGCTTCGGCGGCGTGGACGTGCTCGAGATCGCGGACATCGCGCGACCTCAGCCCGGGCCGGGGGAGGTGCTGGTCGAGGTCCTCGCGGCCGGTGTGAACCACATGGAGGCGTTCATCCGGCAGGGGATGTTCGACTCCGACCACTCCGCCGCCTTCCCGATGCGCCAGGGCACCGACTTCTCCGGCATCGTCGTCGGCCTCGGCGAGGGTGTGCGCGACATCAAGCTGCGCACCGACGTCGTCGGGCACGCGCTGGTCGGCTCGCACGCCACGCACATCGTCGTCCCGCGCCAGAACCTCGTCGCCAAGCCCGCCTCGGTGAGCTGGGAGGTCGGGGGCGCGCTGTTCCTCGCCGGCGTCACCGCCTGGCGCGCGATCGAGGCCATGCACATCGGGCCGGACGACACCGTCGTCGTCTCGGCGGCGGCGGGCGGCGTCGGGAGCATGGAGATCCAGCTGGCGAAGCTGCGCGGCGCGACCGTGCTCGGCACCTGCGGCGAGCGCAACTTCGACTACCTCCGCCAGATCGGCGTGAAGCCGATCGTCTACGGCGACGGCATCGTCGACCGCATCCGCGCGGCCGCTCCGAACGGCGTGACCGTCTTCCTCGACAACTTCGGCGGCGACAACGCGGAGCTCGCCGCGGACCTCGGCATCGAGCCGGGCCGCTTCCACTCCAGCGACGACCGCAAGGAGATCGAGCTGCGCGCCGTGTGGCCCGACGCCGAGACCGCGCGCCGGGACACCGAGATCCTCGGCGAGCTGGTCGCGCTCGTCCGCGACCAGAAGCTGCGGGTGCTGGTCTCGGGCTTCTACCCCTACGGCTTCGTGCAGGACGCCTTCGACGACCTGGAGAAGCGGCACTCGCGCGGCAAGATCGTGCTCGGGATGAACCCCGTCGACGCCGGGCGCGTGACCAAGGCCCGCGACATCCACGAGGCCGGTGCCTAG